One Vicinamibacteria bacterium DNA window includes the following coding sequences:
- a CDS encoding type II toxin-antitoxin system Phd/YefM family antitoxin: MDKIIGVTELQRRFKAVFDEVAKDRIAYILTRGSRPEAVMIPYTQYQKFVRLDESGVLSRFDKLLERMELANARYSDEEVEHDLQEGTREVRARKRRA; the protein is encoded by the coding sequence ATGGATAAGATTATTGGCGTCACCGAGCTCCAACGCAGGTTCAAGGCCGTCTTCGACGAGGTGGCGAAGGACCGGATTGCCTACATCCTCACTCGGGGCAGCCGTCCCGAAGCCGTCATGATTCCCTACACGCAATATCAGAAGTTCGTACGGCTTGATGAATCCGGAGTACTGTCGCGATTCGACAAGCTCCTCGAGCGTATGGAATTGGCGAACGCTCGTTATTCGGACGAGGAGGTCGAGCACGATCTGCAAGAGGGGACTCGCGAGGTTCGTGCACGTAAACGTCGAGCCTGA
- a CDS encoding Fic family protein produces MKTFQRFEVGQGDISAAVGWYLADLGEARGKQELFRRQSPQMLKVLREHAIIESAVSSNRIEGVTVDQARLQTVLSGKSQLRDRNEEEVRGYRNALKRIHDQHANERVSVKSIQELHRIARAGVGDAGEFKTRDSDIIERYANGTVRVRFRPVPAAETPHFMDGLVESWHRCLQERWFHPLIALGAFSLDFLCIHPFRDGNGRASRLLLLLQTYHLGFEVGRYISLERLIEENKERYYETLEIGSQGWHEGKHDPWPHIGYILFILKEAYRELEERVGQLKSPRGAKTELVLAAVNAFPGEFALVELERACPGVSRDMLRRVLGQLRRAGQLESRGRGPAARWRKKR; encoded by the coding sequence GTGAAGACGTTCCAAAGGTTCGAAGTGGGACAGGGAGACATCTCGGCCGCGGTGGGTTGGTATCTCGCAGATCTTGGGGAAGCCCGAGGGAAGCAGGAGCTCTTCCGAAGGCAGTCACCTCAGATGCTGAAGGTGTTGAGGGAGCATGCCATCATCGAGAGTGCGGTTTCCTCGAACCGGATCGAGGGGGTTACCGTGGACCAGGCGCGGTTGCAGACCGTACTTTCTGGAAAGTCCCAGCTCAGGGATCGAAACGAAGAGGAAGTACGGGGGTATCGGAACGCCCTGAAGCGAATTCACGACCAACACGCGAACGAGCGCGTTTCCGTGAAATCGATTCAGGAGCTCCACCGAATCGCCCGGGCGGGTGTCGGTGACGCCGGAGAGTTCAAGACGAGAGATAGCGACATCATCGAGCGTTATGCGAACGGCACCGTTCGCGTGCGGTTCCGGCCGGTACCCGCGGCCGAAACACCGCATTTCATGGACGGGCTCGTCGAAAGCTGGCATCGATGCCTGCAGGAACGATGGTTCCATCCGCTCATCGCCCTAGGGGCCTTCAGCCTTGATTTCCTCTGTATTCATCCGTTTCGAGACGGGAATGGCCGGGCATCACGACTGCTTCTTCTGCTCCAAACCTACCATCTCGGCTTCGAAGTCGGCCGCTACATCAGCCTCGAGCGGCTCATCGAGGAGAACAAAGAGCGCTACTACGAGACGCTGGAAATCGGATCCCAAGGCTGGCACGAGGGGAAGCACGACCCGTGGCCGCACATCGGCTACATTCTATTCATCCTAAAGGAGGCTTACCGCGAGCTCGAAGAGCGGGTCGGCCAGCTCAAGAGTCCGCGTGGGGCAAAGACGGAGCTGGTTCTGGCGGCGGTAAACGCTTTTCCCGGCGAGTTCGCGCTCGTGGAGCTCGAGCGGGCGTGTCCTGGGGTCAGCAGGGATATGCTTCGTCGCGTTCTAGGGCAGCTCCGAAGAGCAGGCCAGCTCGAGAGTCGAGGAAGAGGGCCGGCGGCCCGGTGGCGAAAGAAGAGGTAA
- a CDS encoding putative toxin-antitoxin system toxin component, PIN family, with the protein MRAVIDTNILIRALIKPTGSVGPILRRLRDGDFTAVYSESLLDELLEKLALPGIRDKYKLSDTDVSDFLALLALRGEMIEPKRKVNVCRDPDDDMVIEAALEGQARYVVTGDRDLLSLEKFEAVDFVTARIFLQVL; encoded by the coding sequence ATGCGGGCTGTCATCGATACCAACATCCTCATCCGTGCACTCATCAAGCCAACCGGCAGTGTAGGGCCCATACTTCGGAGGCTGCGGGATGGCGACTTCACGGCCGTCTATTCCGAATCGCTCTTGGATGAGCTCTTGGAAAAGCTCGCATTGCCTGGAATCCGGGACAAATACAAACTGTCCGACACCGACGTTTCCGACTTTCTGGCTCTTCTGGCGTTGCGTGGAGAGATGATCGAGCCGAAGCGTAAGGTCAACGTCTGCCGTGACCCGGATGATGACATGGTGATCGAGGCGGCCCTCGAAGGGCAGGCCCGGTACGTCGTCACCGGCGATCGAGACTTGCTCAGCTTGGAGAAATTCGAGGCGGTGGACTTTGTGACTGCGCGAATCTTCCTGCAAGTTCTCTGA